In Actinotignum schaalii, the sequence GGTCCAAAACGGATCGGTGGTGCCCGCCGGCGCCCCGGGCACCCGCGTCATTCCTTCCGGGCGCCACGCGTCGAGCACCATCCCGTAAAAGCCCGGGTCGTGTACGGGCAGCGGTTTTTTCGGTGCGGTACGTGCCGCCAGCTCCGCCACAGGTACGACGACGGCGCTCCCTGCCGCACCCACCTGCAAATCCAACCACGGGGAATTAAGCACCAAGCCAGCCAGGTTTTTCCCGCGGCGCGATCCGGCGTAGAAGGTGGCGGTGAGGCCACCGGTGGAATGCCCGTACAGAATGGTGGGAAGCTGAGCTGCGGCGAGGCCGAAGCGAGCGGGAAGGTCGGTTCGCATAGCGGCCAGGGCGGCATCAATATCGGCAAAATACACCCGCATGCTGTCCGTGTAGCCGTAGCTTTGCCGCTGCGGATCCCAGGAACGGCCATATTTACGCAGGTCGATTGCGTAGAATGCCCCGCCGGCAGCTGTCACCGCTTCGGCAAGGGCCCACTGGTAGAACATGTCATTCCAGCCGTGAATGGCGAGGAAAGCGAAGCTCGGGGTAGGCGCGCCCGCGGGTGGCAATGCGCGGATAAGGGTGGCGATGACGGCACCTTCGTCGTCGTCGGGAAGAGGAAGGGTGAGGCGTTCGTAACCGGCGCCGAGGAGGTCGGGTTCCCACGCGAGCGCGGGGCGGTGGGGTGCGGCGGCTCGAGTCACGTTCATCCTTTCGGCTTTTCCTCGATTTTACCGCCCGCGTGGTGTTCTTCGGGTCTTTCGGGTCTTTCGTAAAGCCAGGATGGCGGTTGCCAGCGCGATGAGGAGAAATGGTGCTAGGGCGATAGCGGTTTCCGGGATCGTATTGACGCTGCGGTAGAACACCGGGAAATCGGTATAGCCGCGCAGCGCATCCATCCATTCCGGCCCCCATCGGAAAATCACGAAACCCGCGATTCCTAGAATCATGCATCCGATTGCGCCGAGTGATTTCTTTGCCGTGGACGTTTGTGGCATCGTCGCCCATATCGCCGAGGCGAGCAGCGGAAGCAGCGTGAATCCTGCGAAGAAAACCAGGGCGATCAGATCGGACCGCGTGGAGGGATATTCATCGGCAACCTTGGGCCAGTAAAGCTGGGAGGCGTAGAGAATCGTCCCGATAACAATCGCGATTCCGATGAGGATAATAATCGCAAGAACACGGTTGAGTTTCATGATTCTTCGCAATCTCGAGGAAAATGATGAGAACCCCGGTGTTCTCAGGGACAACCTACCATGCGCGATTACTCCGCGGCAGCGGTAGCACGTGCCTCCTTTAGATCGGTGTTCGGCGGGAGGACCGGCTGGAGGATGAGGGTGCGGTCGGTGCGGGCGGCGATGCTCGGGTCGTGAGTGACGAGCAACAGGGCGCAATCGCGTTCGCGCACGGTATCGAGGATGAGGCTGAGGACCTCATCGCGCAGCTCGGTATCGAGCGCGCCGGTCGGTTCATCAGCCACTAGCAGGCGCGGGTGATTAATGAGCGCCCGGGCCAGCGCTACCCGCTGGCGTTCCCCGCCGGAGAGGTTTTCAGCCATCGTTTGGGGAAGGACACCTAGAGTGCCGAGGAGCTCGCTGGCCTCGGTGGCGACGTCGCCATCATGACGGTTCCACAGCAGGCGCGGAAGCATCACGTTATCGAGGGCGGTGTATCCGGCCATGAGTTCGCCGTGCTGGAAAACGGTGCCGATGGTTGTGGAACGCAGGCGTGCGAGGCGGTTGAAGGGGAGGCGGTGAATATTGGTGTCGGTCACCTCGATGGTGCCGGAGATGGGTTTATGCATCCCCAGAATCGTGGTGAGGAGGGTTGTTTTCCCCACGCCGGAGCGGCCCATCACGGTGAGGGTGTCCCCGCCGTTGAGCGTGAAAGTGATGGGGCTGAACAGCGGGTGGGTGTAGCCGCAGACCA encodes:
- a CDS encoding alpha/beta fold hydrolase, producing the protein MNVTRAAAPHRPALAWEPDLLGAGYERLTLPLPDDDEGAVIATLIRALPPAGAPTPSFAFLAIHGWNDMFYQWALAEAVTAAGGAFYAIDLRKYGRSWDPQRQSYGYTDSMRVYFADIDAALAAMRTDLPARFGLAAAQLPTILYGHSTGGLTATFYAGSRRGKNLAGLVLNSPWLDLQVGAAGSAVVVPVAELAARTAPKKPLPVHDPGFYGMVLDAWRPEGMTRVPGAPAGTTDPFWTTGWTPAWDMRPDPAPIRGGWLHAVIRAQRYVARNVRLRLPVLMLTAARSMVATAWSEELRGADTVLDVEQMWARAAEIASDVHILKLDHAVHDVLLSRAPVREAGFAEIREFCQRQVRRA
- a CDS encoding ABC transporter ATP-binding protein → MSILHCDNLVCGYTHPLFSPITFTLNGGDTLTVMGRSGVGKTTLLTTILGMHKPISGTIEVTDTNIHRLPFNRLARLRSTTIGTVFQHGELMAGYTALDNVMLPRLLWNRHDGDVATEASELLGTLGVLPQTMAENLSGGERQRVALARALINHPRLLVADEPTGALDTELRDEVLSLILDTVRERDCALLLVTHDPSIAARTDRTLILQPVLPPNTDLKEARATAAAE